One Camelina sativa cultivar DH55 chromosome 3, Cs, whole genome shotgun sequence genomic window carries:
- the LOC104776190 gene encoding high mobility group B protein 2: protein MKGGKSKAETRSSKLSVTKKPAKGAGRGKAAAKDPNKPKRPASAFFVFMEDFRETFKKENPKNKSVATVGKAAGDKWKSLSDSEKAPYVAKAEKRKVEYEKNIKAYNKKLEEGPKEDEESDKSVSEVNDEDDAEDGSEEEEDDD from the exons GCTCTCTGTGACCAAGAAGCCTGCTAAAGGAGCAGGTCGTGGCAAAGCAGCTGCCAAGGATCCAAACAAACCAAAGAGGCCAGCCAGTGCTTTCTTCGTTTTCAT GGAAGATTTCCGTGAGACTTTCAAGAAGGAAAACCCCAAGAACAAGTCTGTAGCTACT GTTGGAAAAGCTGCTGGGGACAAGTGGAAATCACTGTCAGATTCT GAGAAAGCTCCTTATGTTGCCAAGGCTGAGAAACGTAAGGTTGAATATGAGAAGAACATTAAAGCTTACAACAAGAAACTg GAGGAAGGTCCAAAGGAAGATGAGGAATCTGACAAGTCAGTGTCAGAGGTCAATGACGAGGATGATGCTGAGGATGGTAGTGAAGAG GAGGAGGACGATGACTAA
- the LOC104776191 gene encoding high mobility group B protein 3, protein MKGGKSKAETRSSKLSVTKKPTKGGKGAAKDPNKPKRPSSAFFVFMEDFRETYKKEHPKNKSVAAVGKAGGEKWKSLSDSEKAPYVAKADKRKVEYEKNMKAYNKKLEEGPKEDEESDKSVSEVNDEDDAEDGSEEEEDDD, encoded by the exons ATGAAAGGAGGTAAATCGAAAGCTGAAACCCGGAGCTCAAA GCTCTCTGTGACTAAGAAGCCTACTAAGGGAGGCAAAGGTGCTGCTAAGGATCCTAACAAACCTAAGAGGCCTTCCAGTGCCTTCTTCGTTTTCAT GGAAGATTTCCGTGAAACGTACAAGAAGGAGCACCCCAAGAACAAATCTGTCGCTGCT GTTGGCAAAGCTGGTGGTGAGAAGTGGAAGTCCTTGTCAGATTCC GAGAAAGCTCCTTATGTTGCTAAGGCTGACAAACGCAAGGTTGAGTATGAGAAGAACATGAAAGCCTACAACAAGAAGCTG gaggAAGGTCCAAAGGAAGATGAGGAATCTGACAAGTCTGTTTCAGAGGTCAACGATGAGGATGATGCTGAGGATGGGAGTGAAGAG GAGGAAGATGATGACTAA
- the LOC104776192 gene encoding WUSCHEL-related homeobox 14-like has protein sequence MEREMQNDAYNGRGRVMTEEQMEILRKQIAVYAVICDQLVLLHNSLSSNHPFSSGMRPMVGGYFDPMGSSSNSHRISSRHRWTPTSTQLQILESIYEEGSGTPNRRRIREIATELSEHGQITETNVYNWFQNRRARSKRKQPQTTTTANSQADDVAVTTEERRSCGDSGGLESYEHILFPSPDLGIEHLLSIGKFLES, from the exons atggagagagagatgcAAAACGATGCGTATAATGGAAGAGGAAGAGTGATGACGGAGGAGCAGATGGAGATTCTCCGAAAGCAGATCGCCGTTTACGCCGTTATTTGCGACCAGCTCGTCCTCCTCcacaactctctctcttctaacCATCCTTTCTCATCAG GAATGAGGCCTATGGTCGGTGGATACTTTGATCCGATGGGGTCATCGTCAAATTCTCATAGGATATCGTCTAGGCATCGTTGGACTCCGACTTCGACGCAGCTTCAGATACTTGAGAGCATTTACGAGGAAGGAAGCGGAACACCGAATAGACGGAGGATCAGAGAGATCGCGACAGAGCTGTCTGAACATGGACAGATCACGGAGACAAATGTCTACAACTGGTTTCAGAACCGGCGAGCTCGGTCCAAACGTAAGCAGCCTCAAACGACGACGACAGCTAATAGTCAGGCTGATGATGTGGCTGTGACAACGGAGGAAAGGAGAAGTTGTGGAGATTCGGGTGGATTAGAGTCTTATGAGCATATACTCTTCCCAAGTCCTGATTTAG GGATTGAGCACTTGTTGAGTATAGGGAAATTTCTGGAGAGTTAA
- the LOC104776194 gene encoding putative WUSCHEL-related homeobox 10, with the protein MEQGSLNGTYDGRVMTEEQMETLRKQIAIYAIICDQLVLLHNSLSSFPPLSSGMNLMGGGYFDPMVASSSAHGMSTRHRWTPTSKQLQILENIYKEGSGTPNPRRIKEIAAELSEHGQIMEKNVYNWFQNRRARSKRKQPQTTTVTGPTGDAAVTTEERSYGDSGGFESYEHILFPSPDRGIEHLLSREKFMENKFHTG; encoded by the exons ATGGAGCAAGGGAGCCTAAACGGTACGTATGATGGTAGAGTGATGACGGAGGAGCAGATGGAGACTCTCCGTAAGCAAATCGCCATTTACGCTATAATCTGTGATCAGCTCGTCCTCCTACACAATTCGCTCTCTTCCTTCCCTCCTCTCTCATCAG GGATGAATCTGATGGGAGGAGGATACTTTGATCCGATGGTGGCATCGTCAAGCGCTCATGGTATGTCTACTCGTCATCGATGGACTCCAACGTCGAAGCAACTTCAGATTCTTGAGAACATTTACAAGGAAGGAAGTGGAACACCAAATCCACGGAGGATTAAAGAGATTGCTGCGGAGCTGTCTGAGCACGGACAAATCATGGAGAAAAATGTCTACAACTGGTTTCAAAACCGGCGAGCTCGGTCCAAACGAAAGCAGCCTCAGACGACAACGGTGACTGGTCCGACCGGTGATGCGGCTGTGACGACTGAGGAGAGGAGTTATGGAGATTCTGGAGGGTTTGAGTCTTATGAGCATATACTCTTCCCTAGTCCTGATAGAG GGATTGAGCATTTGTTGAGTAGGGAGAAGTTTATGGAGAACAAATTTCATACAGGCTGA
- the LOC104776193 gene encoding Fanconi anemia group J protein homolog — MVSSTIKSDSKDELKQTLNSKNPKNVYQIGGLQVEFPYQPYGTQLAFMSRVISTLDRAQRDGHSHALLESPTGTGKSLSLLCSVLAWQQNYKSRLLKGNLTHSKAAPEAVTDPLNHGGGFIPETQPSDTPAASTKVEQAETATKKRTKIPTIYYASRTHSQITQVIREYRKTGYRVPMAVLASRKHYCTNRNVHGKDNVDDECRLLLKDKANIQCSEFKNVNKITSHPSLQPRGHNEVHDIEDLVKVGKNVRGCPYYASWSMAENAQLVFCPYSYIVNPVIRAGVEVDLKGAIIIFDEAHNMEDIAREAGSINLEEETLFKLQSELEQMSVAQPMIYQPLCEVVDGLISWIGRKKDSLAKRDFQHYFSSWTGDKALRELEESNISRECFPILLECFTKAIRTSKEAEMESDMLYLSGLSVLTLEELFSSLTYFFSRNGSHILDYQLGLQRSTKRGDSSGTWTHTFSLWCMNPSVVFKDLADISLSIILTSGTLSPMNSFSSELGMQFGTCLEAPHVIDVNLQVWAGAISIGSGNYPLNASYKTADAYEFQDALGKSLEEICAVVPGGSLVFFPSYKLMEKLCTRWRETGQWSRLCLKKDLFVEPRGGAQEEFDSVLKGYYDSIRGKNRFTGRNKRVKKAWTIKTETQDDSKKGAAFLAVCRGKVSEGIDFADDNARAVIIVGIPFPNLHDIQVGLKKKYNDTYKSSKNLLGGSDWYCQQAYRALNQAAGRCIRHRFDYGAIIFLDERYKEERNRTSISKWLRQSIKLYDNFEVSMEGLKSFFNSAKERVDSKMSASQNHTVEKNFSSENQSKEFRRKENQIQNKPSHVEPRDIAGRKVVDVEDRTDSNTKYPFMNKTKAFWDHKDVKPKIAEDSIYVRHSTQTFIQIKEEAVIDLECGVQPETGYCEVSSVTYSDEDPETSFIKETSGMINGISVASPCSCSMNESSSPAAIGLRSPDQLLKRHISTPNFRKSPLGAESSVVANPEGNSFGDIRSSTLEAESSFNTSVNSQALKRRKFTSSPVIDLEDENSDAPSTRRPSDHTSLTRRIEFGFGSTEPRSQNYNIDSFPEVNQKVQLSCLLCKSPLGLPENDSYLNCLLTSSSKKYLLSLLKKTSGTAAAEMPTSVSIIMTDCSLVNQRLCRKFEGSKGQGIWCEQDGCVFNTICCPFCSIPNTCLGVQVMATDSSNVQFLSKILFFADHLEVTNDAASKETALKHKEPLADTNAAVDKSDMLESIERFAYSPIQQQVSGGWRTTKSKLRLPKRNLPTNKKT; from the exons ATGGTTTCCTCAACCATTAAATCGGATTCGAAGGACGAATTGaaacaaaccctaaactccaaaaaccctaaaaatgtCTACCAAATCGGAGGCCTTCAAGTGGAGTTCCCTTATCAACCGTACGGAACCCAGCTTGCGTTCATGAGCCGGGTCATATCTACGCTGGATCGAGCCCAGAGAGACGGTCACAGTCACGCGTTACTCGAGTCTCCCACTGGTACTGGCAAATCTCTGTCTTTGCTGTGCTCAGTGCTTGCTTGGCAACAGAACTATAAATCTCGGCTTCTGAAAGGGAATTTGACTCACTCGAAAGCTGCGCCGGAAGCAGTCACCGATCCATTGAATCACGGAGGTGGGTTCATACCGGAGACACAGCCCTCAG ATACTCCTGCTGCATCTACAAAAGTGGAGCAAGCTGAAACTGCAACTaagaaaagaaccaaaattCCTACCATATACTATGCTTC ACGAACTCATTCTCAGATTACTCAAGTGATTCGTGAGTATCGGAAAACTGGTTATAGAGTGCCCATGGCTGTATTG GCTTCACGAAAACATTACTGTACTAATCGTAATGTACATGGGAAAGACAATGTAGATGATGAATG TCGGTTGCTCCTAAAAGATAAGGCAAACATACAATGTTCTGAATTCAA GAACGTCAATAAAATCACATCTCATCCATCACTTCAGCCTAGAGGTCACAATGAGGTTCATGATATTGAAGATCTtgtaaaagttggaaaaaatgTTAGAG GCTGCCCATATTATGCTTCCTGGTCAATGGCGGAGAATGCACAATTGGTTTTTTGCCCTTACTCCTATATTGTTAATCCTGTCATCCGAGCAGGAGTTGAAGTAGATCTAAAAGGAGCGATTATAATTTTTGATGAAGCTCA CAATATGGAAGACATTGCTCGTGAAGCAGGAAGCATTAACTTAGAAGAAGAGACTCTTTTCA AATTGCAGAGTGAACTAGAACAGATGAGCGTGGCACAGCCAATGATATATCAACCCTTGTGTGAAGTAGTAGAT GGATTGATAAGCTGGATTGGAAGAAAAAAGGATTCATTAGCAAAACGTGATTTCCAGCACTATTTCTCTAG TTGGACCGGAGACAAAGCTTTAAGAGAGCTTGAGGAATCTAATATCTCCCGTGAATGCTTCCCAATCTTATTGGAATGCTTTACAAAG GCTATCAGAACATCAAAGGAAGCAGAAATGGAATCAGATATGCTTTATTTGAGTGGGTTATCTGTCTTGACACTAGAAG AGTTGTTCTCTTCACTGACGTACTTCTTTTCAAGAAATGGAAGTCACATCTTAGATTACCAACTGGGTTTACAACGCTCTACTAAAAGAG GAGATTCTTCTGGTACATGGACGCATACTTTCAGTTTGTGGTGCATGAATCCTTCGGTTGTTTTTAAAGACTTAGCTGATATATCTCTATCCATCATTTTAACATCTGG GACTTTGTCACCGATGAATTCTTTCTCATCTGAACTTGGGATGCAGTTTGGCACTTGTTTAGAGGCTCCACATGTGATTGATGTTAATCTGCAG GTGTGGGCTGGTGCAATCTCCATTGGTTCTGGTAATTATCCTCTAAATGCAAGTTATAAAACAGCTGATGCATATGAATTCCAG GATGCTTTAGGGAAATCGTTGGAAGAAATTTGCGCTGTTGTACCAGGTGGCTCCCTTGTATTCTTTCCAAGCTATAAGTTGATGGAAAAACTCTGCACACGTTGGCGTGAAACTGGGCAATGGTCTCGGCTTTGCTTGAAAAAGGACCTTTTTGTTG AACCAAGAGGAGGAGCCCAGGAAGAATTTGATTCTGTTCTGAAGGGATATTATGATTCTATACGTGGGAAGAATAGATTCACTGGAAGAAATAAAAGAGTTAAGAAAGCATGGACTATTAAAACTGAGACTCAAGATGATTCCAAGAAAGGAGCTGCATTTCTTGCAGTGTGTAGaggaaag GTTTCAGAAGGGATTGACTTTGCTGATGACAACGCCAGGGCAGTG ATAATTGTCGGCATTCCATTTCCAAACTT GCATGATATTCAAGTCGgactaaagaaaaaatataatgataccTACAAATCATCTAAAAACCTTCTCGGAGGGAGTGACTGGTATTGCCAACAGGCCTATCGTGCTTTAAATCAAGCAGCAG GGCGATGTATCCGGCATAGGTTTGATTATGGTGCCATCATATTTTTGG ATGAGCgatacaaagaagaaaggaacaGAACGTCTATTTCAAAGTGGCTAAGGCAGTCTATCAAACTGTATGATAATTTTGAAGTATCTATGGAAGGGTTAAAATCATTTTTCAACAGTGCCAAG GAGCGAGTTGACAGTAAGATGTCTGCGTCCCAGAATCACACTGTTGAGAAGAACTTTTCTTCGGAAAACCAAAGCAAAGAATTCAGAAGGAAGGAAAATCAGATTCAGAACAAACCTAGTCATGTGGAACCAAGA GATATCGCAGGTAGGAAGGTGGTAGACGTGGAGGATCGCACAGATTCGAATACAAAATATCCTTTTATGAACAAAACCAAGGCCTTTTGGGATCACAAAGATGTGAAACCAAAAATAGCTGAAGATTCAATATATGTACGGCATTCTACTCAGACATTCATTCAAATTAAAGAGGAAGCTGTTATTGATCTTGAGTGCGGTGTCCAACCTGAGACTGG GTATTGCGAGGTGTCATCAGTGACCTACAGTGATGAAGATCCAGAAACATCTTTTATCAAGGAGACCTCTGGTATGATCAATGGGATATCAGTAGCCAGTCCATGTTCTTGCTCGATGAATGAAAGCTCTAGTCCAGCAGCAATAGGTCTGAGATCTCCTGATCAATTATTAAAGCGGCATATATCTACTCCAAATTTTAGAAAATCTCCTCTTGGAGCTGAGTCGTCCGTAGTAGCAAATCCTGAGGGAAATTCTTTCGGTGACATCCGTAGTTCGACTCTAGAAGCAGAATCATCTTTCAACACGAGCGTTAATTCACAAgctttgaagagaagaaagtttACTAGCTCTCCTGTCATTGACCTTGAAGACGAAAACAGTGATGCACCTAGTACTAGAAGACCCTCAGATCACACGAGTTTAACAAGAAGAATTGAGTTTGGGTTTGGGAGTACCGAACCAAGATCCCAAAACTACAACATAGATTCTTTTCCAGAAGTGAATCAGAAAGTGCAGCTATCTTGTTTGCTCTGCAAAAGTCCATTAGGTCTACCTGAGAATGACTCTTATCTGAATTGTTTGTTGACTTCGTCGTCCAAAAAGTATTTGCTGTCTCTTCTGAAAAAAACATCAGGAACTGCTGCTGCAGAAATGCCAACAAGTGTTTCAATTATTATGACAGATTGCTCATTAGTTAATCAGAGACTCTGCAGAAAATTTGAAGGCTCAAAAGGTCAGGGTATTTGGTGCGAGCAAGATGGATGTGTTTTCAATACCATCTGTTGCCCTTTCTGCAGTATCCCAAACACATGTCTCGGAGTGCAAGTTATGGCTACTGATTCATCAAATGTCCAGTTTTTGAGTAAA attttgttctttgctGATCATCTAGAAGTCACGAATGATGCTGCAAGCAAGGAAACGGCCTTAAAGCACAAG GAACCTCTTGCTGACACTAATGCAGCTGTGGATAAGAGTGATATGCTTGAGTCAATAGAGAGATTTGCATACTCCCCGATTCAGCAGCAAGTTTCAGGAGGCTGGAGGACTACAAAATCAAAG CTGAGACTACCAAAACGCAATTTGCCAACAAACAAGAAGACCTAG